A stretch of DNA from Streptococcus sp. NPS 308:
CCTATAACTATACTGCTATCATGAACCCAACAGTTAACTCCTACAAACGTTTGGTTCCTGGTTATGAAGCGCCAGTTTACATTGCTTGGGCTGGTCGTAACCGCTCGCCACTAGTTCGTGTACCGGCTTCACGTGGTATGGGAACTCGTCTTGAGTTGCGTTCAGTGGACCCAATGGCAAACCCATACATCGCGATGGCAGTTCTTTTGGAAGTTGGTTTGCATGGTATTGAAAACAAAATCGAGGCTCCTGCTCCAATCGAAGAAAACATCTACATCATGACTGCTGAAGAACGTAAAGAGGCTGGAATTACCGATCTTCCATCAACGCTTCATAACGCCTTGAAAGCTTTGACAGAAGATGAAGTGGTTAAGGCAGCCCTAGGTGAACACATCTATACGAGCTTCCTTGAAGCTAAGCGTATCGAGTGGGCTAGCTATGCAACCTTCGTTTCACAATGGGAAGTTGATAATTATTTAGATCTTTACTAATATAGAAGAAAGATTGCCTGAGGGTGATCTTTTTTTTGCATTTTATATCGAACTGTGATATAGTTTATATAACGAATCGCGATGTATCGAACTAAATAGGAGGTGTGGTTAAATGGAATTAACAGATAAGATTAGGCGTGTTTACCTTCCCATGACTGAAACGGGTTTTTATATCTTGTTTTGTTTACAGAAGGAGAACCATGGATATGGTATCACACAAAAGGTCAAGGAGATGACAGATTCGCAAGTTTCGATTAGTCCTGGAACTATGTATGGGACCTTGTCAAAGATGGAAAAGGATGGCTTGATTTTCTTTGTCCGAGAAGAGGAAAAACGGAAAATTTATCAGATAACAGATTTGGGACGCAAAGTCTTAGATATTGAATTGAAACGTATTGAGCGGCTCTATAGAAACAGTCGGGAGGAAGGATGATGGGAAAGAAGGTTATTTATAGAATTGCTACCATTGCGGATTATGATAGAGAGGCTTTATATCTTAGAAAAATGCATGCTGAGGGCTGGAAACTCAAGGAAGTAACCTACTCTATCTTGTTGTTTGCAGTTAAGTATACCTTTGAAAAGTGCCAACCGGAGCAGGTGTCTTATCAGTTAGACTTTTATCCAATGAAAAAATCAGAGAGAGCCTCCTATTTGCAACTGTTTAAAGACTGTGGATGGGAGCATATTACAGACTTTAATGGTTTTTCCTACTTTAGAAAAGTACATTTTGAAATTGAATCGGATGCCGAGTTTGAAATTTATAATGACGCGGCCGGGAAGTTAGCTGTGGTCAAACGGATTTTAATAATGCGTATGCTTCCTATTTTGCTTCTCTTTTTAGCTCTACTACCGGTTTTCTCAAAGTTTGTCAGTGGAGCTAGTTCTTTCAGTTGGGAAGTATTTTTGATTTTCATAATAGATTGTGTTTTATTG
This window harbors:
- a CDS encoding PadR family transcriptional regulator, whose translation is MELTDKIRRVYLPMTETGFYILFCLQKENHGYGITQKVKEMTDSQVSISPGTMYGTLSKMEKDGLIFFVREEEKRKIYQITDLGRKVLDIELKRIERLYRNSREEG
- a CDS encoding DUF2812 domain-containing protein — its product is MGKKVIYRIATIADYDREALYLRKMHAEGWKLKEVTYSILLFAVKYTFEKCQPEQVSYQLDFYPMKKSERASYLQLFKDCGWEHITDFNGFSYFRKVHFEIESDAEFEIYNDAAGKLAVVKRILIMRMLPILLLFLALLPVFSKFVSGASSFSWEVFLIFIIDCVLLIIFAIQISYIFWRLFQKWKELSDK